The Changchengzhania lutea genomic sequence CTCTAGGGATCGTTAGATAGTTATATTTGATTTCTGCTTTAGAATTGCTTACAACATTATAAATTAATTCTTCTCCATTGCTGTTTAAGTTACCTGCTATGTAATCTTGACCTTTTCCTAACATTATATCAGATCCGTCTTCTAAAGTAAGTATCGCTTTATCCGTACCGATCTCAATAGTGTTATTTACAATAATGGGCTCATTAACTTGTGCATTGTCTTTGTTGAAAACATAAGAGATTGATATTAAAATCACAACAGAAGCTGCAATCGCATACTTCCAGTAATTATTCTTTTGCTTTGATGCTTCTATTTTACTTTCAATAGCTTTCCAACCATTTTCAATATTAATATTGTGAATATCATTTTGATAATTCGCTTTTACATTATCAAAATAATTTTTGTGAGCTTTTCTCTCATTATACCATTTAGAAAAAATAATTCTCTCTTCCGCAGTAAGCGTTTTCTTAAGATTTTTTATAATTAATTTAAATTCCATTTAATCCGATTTATAGGCCTTATAATATAAAGACAACTAAAAACCAAAAAAGGGTGACAAAAGACGAAGAAATCTTTAAAAATTTTCATAAAAAGATAACAATGTGTTAATAAACGTATTTGGTCATTAACACATTTGTAGCAAAACAATAATAGAGGTTACGAGCGCTGTAATTTTTGATTTTGCTCTTTTTAATTGCGTTTTAACGGTGTTAACAGAAATACCAAGTTCGTCGGCAATTTCTGAATACTTATAATTATGTAAGAATTTTAATTTTACAACTTGTTGCATTTTGTCAGGAAGCGCATCAACAATCTTTAAGATTTGGTGATATACGATTTTTTTGTCTTCTTCTGAAGTGGAATCGAAAACATGCTCGGTAATGAGGTTGAGATTAAACTCCAGAAACTCAAAGTTGTCTGTAACTTTTATGGATTTTAAAAAGTTTAAACACCTATTACGCACCATGGCATAGAGATAGCCTTTTAATGATGTTTTAATTTTCAATTTATCTGCATTCTCCCATATATAGATGAACGTTTCCTGTACTATATCCTCGCTCGAATCCTTATCGAAAAGGTAGCCATTTGCATAAACAACCAAATCTTTATAGTTCTTGTTAAAAAAATTCTTAAAGACTTTTCGGTTACGTTTGCTTATTTCCTCAAGAATAAGGTTCATCTGTTTTTAAGGAAGTATTAGTGTTAAACAAATCTATGGAAAAACTAGGTCACTCCCCGTTTTTATTATTTATTTAATATTTAGGCAACTAATTGCAAAAACCGTTTTATAATGCAATATCGCATCACTAAATAAGCTCTTAACTGGCAAATAGTCCCATTGAACACCTATTTTTAGTTTGTATAGTAGTGGTATTAATGGTCTCATAAAGAGGTGCTTTGGGCTTAAAGTCTCGTTTTGTCTCTGGTAAATATGGAACTATTTCCATTTCTATCATATCTTTGCTCAGTACTTGGTACATAATGGGTTGCTTTTGCATATTTTATGCGTGATAACGTAAATATCGGCACCCCGTTCTTTTTTATTAACAAAATACAACTTATTAACAAAGAAAAAAGGAGGCAAAAAAAGAAACTTCATCATCATTATCTTTGTTCTTTTAAAGTGATATTTTATAAAAACAAATCTAAAGGAGGCAGAGCCATCGAGGTATCAAAACAAACATAATTGATTTCTATGTATCTCTTTATAGTTCGATTTTCCTTGATTTTGGAGATATTTCTTGATCACCTCCTCATCAGCATACTGTCCTACCGTGTTCACATAGTATCTGCTTATCCAAAATTTTCCACCACAGAACAACCTTT encodes the following:
- a CDS encoding RNA polymerase sigma factor encodes the protein MNLILEEISKRNRKVFKNFFNKNYKDLVVYANGYLFDKDSSEDIVQETFIYIWENADKLKIKTSLKGYLYAMVRNRCLNFLKSIKVTDNFEFLEFNLNLITEHVFDSTSEEDKKIVYHQILKIVDALPDKMQQVVKLKFLHNYKYSEIADELGISVNTVKTQLKRAKSKITALVTSIIVLLQMC